The Deltaproteobacteria bacterium genome window below encodes:
- a CDS encoding DUF3047 domain-containing protein — translation MAKMRKIALFLLCFAALLASSGRIFAAGEGQGKWDESTAGRWESLPERHVGGTDNGISVEVAMSPGTGVLYRRVGRWEPAAAALRFTADNVNVRGNDYLPGEAVFPASVTFVFGNDSLKLGAKRRVGLFFKKLWNGFTPSGIRLTYAWGNGLPVGSMYRLWEEETVFVVAGPEEAGKTISSTRRLGDDFR, via the coding sequence GTGGCGAAGATGCGTAAGATCGCGCTGTTCCTCCTGTGTTTCGCCGCGCTCCTCGCTTCGTCCGGGCGGATCTTCGCGGCGGGAGAGGGGCAGGGGAAATGGGACGAGTCCACCGCGGGGCGGTGGGAGTCGCTTCCGGAGCGCCACGTCGGGGGGACGGACAACGGGATCTCGGTCGAGGTGGCGATGTCCCCCGGGACGGGCGTTTTGTATCGGCGCGTCGGCCGCTGGGAGCCGGCCGCCGCCGCGCTCCGCTTCACCGCGGACAACGTCAATGTCCGGGGGAACGATTACCTGCCTGGAGAAGCGGTCTTCCCGGCATCGGTCACGTTCGTCTTCGGGAACGATTCATTGAAACTGGGGGCGAAACGGCGCGTCGGACTCTTTTTCAAGAAGCTGTGGAACGGGTTCACCCCGTCCGGGATCCGCCTGACCTACGCGTGGGGGAACGGGCTCCCGGTCGGATCGATGTATCGCCTTTGGGAAGAGGAGACGGTGTTCGTCGTCGCGGGGCCGGAGGAGGCGGGAAAGACGATCTCCTCGACCCGCCGTCTCGGCGACGACTTCCG